The following proteins come from a genomic window of Iamia sp. SCSIO 61187:
- a CDS encoding cysteine protease StiP family protein encodes MSGLPTPPVPFGSYPVEDVTFLLTDLSDRQLETGLEEREAHLRRGGHYSEYLPIEYEPTPEYFEMFEAALLRGARRTAHGVAVAAERIRALRGDDVVLVSLARAGTPVGILVRRYLLATAGLDLPHYSVSIIRDRGLDPVAVRWLGEHHPGRPLQFIDGWTGKGAIQRELDKAAAEAGLDPRLAVVTDPGWCAAIPGSRDDFLIPSACLNSTVSGLVSRTVLRDDLIGPDDFHGAKEYPELAGRDVSRRFVDTVHAEVDDALVASAREAAAAPVEPPTWSGWAAVTEIGHRFGIADPNRIKPGVGESTRVLLRRKPERLLVRDAGDDVAHLLQLAAERDVPVERYEDMPYSSCGLISGD; translated from the coding sequence ATGAGCGGGCTGCCCACGCCTCCGGTCCCGTTCGGGTCGTACCCGGTGGAGGACGTCACCTTCCTGCTGACCGACCTGAGCGACCGGCAGCTCGAGACCGGCCTCGAGGAGCGCGAGGCCCACCTCCGCCGGGGCGGGCACTACAGCGAGTACCTGCCGATCGAGTACGAGCCCACGCCCGAGTACTTCGAGATGTTCGAGGCCGCCCTGCTGCGGGGCGCCCGCCGCACCGCCCACGGCGTGGCCGTCGCCGCCGAGCGGATCCGCGCCCTCCGGGGCGACGACGTGGTGCTGGTGTCGCTGGCCCGGGCGGGCACGCCGGTCGGCATCCTGGTGCGCCGCTACCTCCTGGCGACGGCCGGGCTCGACCTGCCCCACTACAGCGTGTCCATCATCCGGGACCGGGGGCTCGACCCGGTCGCCGTGCGGTGGCTGGGCGAGCACCACCCCGGACGCCCCCTCCAGTTCATCGACGGGTGGACGGGCAAGGGCGCCATCCAGCGCGAGCTCGACAAGGCCGCCGCCGAGGCCGGCCTCGACCCCCGCCTCGCGGTCGTCACCGACCCCGGCTGGTGCGCCGCCATCCCCGGCTCCCGCGACGACTTCCTCATCCCCAGCGCCTGCCTCAACTCGACCGTCTCCGGGCTGGTCAGCCGCACCGTCCTGCGCGACGACCTGATCGGGCCCGACGACTTCCACGGCGCCAAGGAGTACCCGGAGCTGGCCGGGCGCGACGTCTCGCGCCGCTTCGTCGACACCGTGCACGCCGAGGTCGACGACGCCCTGGTGGCCTCGGCCCGGGAGGCGGCGGCCGCGCCCGTCGAGCCGCCGACGTGGTCGGGCTGGGCCGCGGTGACCGAGATCGGGCATCGGTTCGGCATCGCCGACCCCAACCGCATCAAGCCGGGCGTGGGCGAGTCGACCCGGGTGCTCCTGCGCCGCAAGCCCGAGCGCCTCCTCGTCCGCGACGCGGGCGACGACGTCGCCCACCTGCTCCAGCTGGCCGCCGAGCGCGACGTCCCCGTCGAGCGCTACGAGGACATGCCCTACAGCAGCTGCGGCCTGATCAGCGGCGACTGA